From Mya arenaria isolate MELC-2E11 chromosome 1, ASM2691426v1, a single genomic window includes:
- the LOC128234062 gene encoding corticotropin-releasing factor receptor 2-like: MSFSDNEYREQIMLRKLCLLQQQNISLVEDGEGMYCNSSWDNVSCWPRTPAGSHASIPCPSYLVGINEANNATKYCNSNGTWASKAIYDLCIPEEEPLPMDQEVNHLMAIRVIYNVGFSVSTLALVVALYIFLYFRSLRCLRNSIHCHLIVTFIVKNILWIIMRHVLTYLQQPAHAWVCKTLISLFNFATATNFFWMFVEGLYLHVIIVWTFSADKIRLSYLLLIGWGMPALNIVAWVIVKSRLEEKGENCWLPNAEGSTHYDFVFIGPILFVLCLNIVFLSTIVWVLITKLRASHTLEIRQYRKAVKATIILFPLLGITYVLFIISPSDHPQVKLVFNIINAVLQSFQGLLVAVFYCFLNGEVKGVLKKRISRFNDARTLSTKFTRASYGGWTRNSEYGHTSVSHAGNGSVVDPVRSTAVKSFPPESIPLTDTNVDSDQIECL, translated from the exons ATGGAGAAGGCATGTACTGTAACAGCAGTTGGGATAACGTGTCCTGTTGGCCTCGGACGCCGGCTGGAAGTCACGCCTCCATCCCCTGTCCCTCCTATCTTGTTGGCATTAACGAAGCAA ACAACGCTACGAAATACTGTAATAGCAACGGGACATGGGCGTCAAAAGCAATCTACGATTTATGTATTCCGGAGGAAGAACCTTTGCCAATGGACCAAGAG GTCAATCACCTGATGGCCATCCGTGTGATATACAACGTGGGTTTCAGTGTTTCTACCCTCGCCTTGGTTGTGGCTCTTTACATATTCTTGTACTTCAG AAGCCTGCGTTGCCTTAGAAACTCAATTCACTGTCACCTGATAGTGACGTTTATCGTGAAGAACATCCTATGGATAATCATGCGACATGTACTGACCTACTTGCAACAACCAGCACACGCG tgggTATGTAAGACATTGATTAGCCTTTTCAACTTTGCGACGGCGACCAACTTCTTCTGGATGTTTGTTGAGGGGCTTTACCTGCACGTAATAATCGTGTGGACGTTCTCTGCAGATAAAATAAGACTATCGTATCTTCTCCTCATCGGGTGGG gAATGCCTGCATTGAATATTGTTGCCTGGGTAATTGTTAAGTCAAGACTGGAAGAAAAAGGCGAAAA CTGCTGGTTGCCGAACGCTGAAGGCTCTACACATTATGATTTTGTGTTCATTGGACCAATTCTATTTGTATTATGT CTCAACATTGTATTCTTGTCAACAATTGTGTGGGTGTTGATAACAAAATTGAGAGCTTCACATACATTAGAGATTCGACAATACAG GAAAGCAGTTAAGGCCACGATTATATTGTTTCCTCTTCTGGGTATCACCTACGTGTTGTTCATTATTTCACCTAGCGATCATCCACAAGTGAAACTCGTCTTCAACATCATAAATGCTGTATTACAGTCCTTTCAG GGATTGCTCGTTGCAGTATTTTATTGCTTCTTAAATGGTGAG gTAAAGGGAGTTTTGAAGAAGCGAATTTCCCGTTTTAACGACGCTAGAACATTGAGTACGAAATTCACGCGTGCATCTTACGGCGGGTGGACCAGAAACAGCGAATATGGGCACACATCAGTATCGCATGCCGGAAACGGATCTGTTGTCGATCCAGTTAGAAGTACTGCAGTGAAAAGCTTCCCACCAGAAAGTATACCACTAACGGACACTAATGTGGACTCTGATCAAATTGAGTGTTTATGA